The proteins below come from a single Acinetobacter sp. ANC 7912 genomic window:
- a CDS encoding phage/plasmid replication protein, II/X family, with protein MLDFLRLAIPIIPTHVRSFDNHHQFNGDIRDYGVPAATRHVSKTDDGQTITGDLYHPYEALPSDYTDMAVKFYTNTMNTVPYVELKASPLKLLQGHNVYGFESIELGAMHMLGMFFEAFPKLSAILDRDKTEVLCLDTTYLFRLPHQNMVQPVLDYMSNLASGHRKARQVKYDNYITWGNDGASVRPKAYGKFEEVKAQLNKVQKQAEKGCMRSKSLVMAMHDALPFANAVLRLEARITKTYLTKNGYPSNLFQLINLQHEQPELLLRLWHVAFDPILDTMKGKYMNFSSDGEILDLLKSKLVTYTKTGKESFTKANNAMKFYSLVRQIGLTATKGLYSEAQFYKCLNSLLDCGISKSHIQNLHKNPNGKVIPFVRMFELKMCDQQPSDYQIPVSQYSPKKGLYLVA; from the coding sequence ATGCTCGATTTCCTCCGTTTAGCGATTCCAATCATTCCTACGCATGTGCGTAGTTTTGATAATCACCATCAGTTCAATGGTGATATTCGCGATTATGGAGTTCCAGCAGCAACACGCCATGTAAGTAAGACAGATGACGGCCAGACCATAACAGGGGACTTGTATCACCCTTATGAAGCTCTACCAAGTGACTATACAGATATGGCTGTTAAGTTTTATACCAATACTATGAATACAGTACCTTATGTTGAGTTAAAAGCATCTCCACTTAAGCTTTTACAGGGTCACAATGTTTATGGTTTTGAATCTATAGAACTTGGTGCTATGCACATGCTTGGAATGTTTTTTGAAGCATTTCCTAAATTGAGTGCGATTCTTGATAGAGATAAAACAGAAGTTCTTTGTCTTGATACTACTTATCTTTTTAGATTGCCTCATCAGAATATGGTTCAGCCAGTTCTTGACTATATGTCCAATCTTGCATCTGGCCACCGTAAAGCGCGTCAAGTCAAATACGATAATTACATTACTTGGGGTAACGATGGTGCAAGTGTTCGTCCTAAAGCGTATGGCAAATTTGAAGAAGTAAAAGCCCAATTAAATAAGGTTCAGAAACAAGCAGAGAAGGGCTGTATGCGCTCTAAATCACTTGTCATGGCTATGCATGATGCTTTGCCTTTTGCTAATGCTGTTTTACGTCTCGAAGCACGTATTACTAAAACGTATCTAACTAAAAACGGTTATCCGTCTAATTTATTTCAGTTAATTAATTTGCAACATGAACAGCCAGAATTATTGCTACGCCTCTGGCACGTAGCTTTTGACCCGATCTTAGACACAATGAAGGGTAAATATATGAATTTTTCAAGTGATGGCGAAATTTTAGATTTACTCAAATCTAAATTAGTGACTTATACAAAGACTGGTAAAGAAAGTTTTACAAAAGCTAATAACGCTATGAAGTTTTATTCTTTGGTACGTCAGATTGGATTAACTGCAACTAAGGGTTTGTATAGTGAAGCTCAATTTTATAAATGCCTTAATTCATTATTAGATTGCGGTATTTCAAAATCTCACATTCAAAACCTTCATAAGAATCCTAACGGCAAAGTTATTCCGTTTGTCCGTATGTTTGAACTCAAGATGTGCGACCAGCAGCCATCTGACTATCAAATTCCAGTTTCACAATACAGTCCTAAAAAGGGCTTATATCTAGTTGCCTGA
- a CDS encoding zonular occludens toxin domain-containing protein — protein sequence MFSSENRGVDPIVKDLTIHRHRGFDIVGITQFPDLVRKEFRALVGHHRHLVNSFGLKRSTQYEWSTCKIDPNAFKNKATAEIKDTFAFPPDLYKYYRSSTAHTHKRRLPWRFIMILSAVLIACISLFTCTFSKENNVVRQIATGTPHDSAKPSSDKSDSKQSPATTETGSEKVQGENDNPLNTSNNESTLDIEPAYDPADPFGYQPVQFVQPTSIRVFSGCFCSKKSCKAYDQQGTQINGIDPKLCKGLMEDSSNRPYNYFKQQASSNQTTNSGQQPQSAAPQTENALPVQESSA from the coding sequence ATATTTTCATCTGAAAATAGGGGAGTTGATCCAATTGTTAAAGACTTAACTATTCATCGTCATCGTGGTTTTGACATTGTTGGTATTACTCAATTTCCTGATCTTGTTCGAAAAGAATTTAGGGCTTTAGTTGGTCATCATCGTCATTTGGTCAATTCTTTTGGTCTTAAACGCTCTACACAATATGAATGGTCAACCTGCAAGATTGATCCGAATGCGTTTAAGAATAAGGCAACAGCCGAAATTAAAGATACTTTTGCCTTTCCACCTGATCTTTATAAATATTACCGTTCTTCAACTGCTCATACACATAAGCGTCGATTGCCTTGGCGCTTTATTATGATTTTATCTGCTGTCTTAATTGCTTGTATTTCCTTATTTACCTGTACTTTTTCAAAGGAAAATAACGTAGTTAGACAGATTGCTACAGGTACTCCACATGATTCAGCCAAACCATCAAGCGATAAATCTGATTCTAAGCAATCACCAGCAACAACAGAAACAGGCTCTGAGAAAGTTCAGGGGGAAAATGACAATCCTCTTAATACTTCTAACAATGAATCTACTCTGGATATTGAGCCAGCTTATGACCCTGCCGATCCATTCGGCTATCAGCCTGTTCAGTTCGTTCAGCCTACAAGTATTCGGGTTTTTTCTGGTTGTTTTTGTAGCAAGAAATCATGTAAAGCTTATGACCAGCAGGGAACACAAATTAACGGAATTGATCCAAAACTCTGCAAAGGACTTATGGAAGACAGTTCAAACAGACCATATAACTATTTCAAACAACAGGCCTCAAGCAATCAAACGACTAATTCAGGTCAGCAACCACAATCAGCAGCTCCGCAAACTGAAAACGCTTTACCTGTTCAAGAATCATCTGCTTGA